The Vigna radiata var. radiata cultivar VC1973A chromosome 6, Vradiata_ver6, whole genome shotgun sequence DNA segment tgtAAGTTACTCACTTTTTGTTGATCTGAAACATATGTAATTTTTGAAGAAAGCTCCACACCACCAAGATCATCAATGAGCAATTCTAAAAACCATCCCCAATTGTCCTCATTCTCCACCTCCACAACAGCATATGCCAATGGACACATTTGGTCATTCCCATCTCTTGCAACTGCAGTTAACAACTCACctccatattttccttttaagaaaGAACCATCCAAACCTATAATAGGCCTACATGACACGAAGTTGTCCTTACAGGCCTTCAAACACACGTATAGTCTCTTGAATATTCGAGTTTCCTCATTAGGTTCAACATGAACTTTGACAGTTGAACCAGGATTTGACCGAAGCAACTCATTGGCATAGTCATACACTCTTTTATACTGTTCTTTAAAATCACCTTCTATTTGTTTAAtagcaattgtttttgccctaCATGTTGTAGATGGAGACACACCAATGTTCCACTTCTTAGAAACTTTGTTATGAATGTTATACAGATTAATATTGGGATTCTCTTTTATCGTCTTCTCTAACCTCCCACTCAACCATTTTGATGTCATTAAACGAATGTTAAATTCTCTACTACATGTGTGCTTGTCTACAATTTTCCTTAGCTGCCACGTCTTTTCAACTGTCTTATATGCACAATATGCATTCCATGGACATTTCCCTTTTGCCCCAGAACATTTGACACGGACTCTTCTCTTgtcatttttataaactttcaaTTTCCTACCATTCTCTACTCCATACGTCTTTATAGCTtctataaaatcttttttttcgAGGAAGTACGTCCCCACTTCCCATTTATACTGTTCCATACTTTTGGGCATTGAGAAAACACCAAAATCCCCATACCCATCCCTATCATCATCTGTGTTATCACTTTCCACAACACTGTTCAAAGTCTCAGATTCCCAATCACTATCAGATAAACCCCTAGGTCCAGTAACCTCTACTTGGTTAGTAGgttcaaatatatcaaattcaACTTCATCTCCATGGTCAGACAATAATCCTCTTCAGACCCATCCTCTTCAGCATCCTCATGTCCCTCTACCTCACCCTCTACTTCTACCTGCCCCTCTACATCAGCCTGAACATGTGCCTCCACACCATCATTTGCTGTCTCTGTTTGTACTTCTACCACACCCTATACATCACCCACTGCATTTGTCTTTACTTCTAATTCAGCTTCTACTTGAGGCTCTACAGTACCCACTGCCTCCAACTCCAAAACATACTCAGGCTCACACACCATGTGTATAGCATAAAGGTGAGCTTCACCATTCAACATAGCAATATTGACCACATGACAAGCACCTTTGTCATCAGATAAAGGTTCCAAACAATCTTCTAACACAGGACCACAACCCAATGAATACCACAACTCTTTTACATTTACATAACCCATCTCCTTAAGAATagctaatatttcaaaataactccATCTATCAGGGTCTATTTTTAAAGTTGTGGTTTGACCATAGTTGTATCTAAATGTCCCATTATTCTCAAATTTACCCCATGATGAAACACAACTTTGATGTCTGAGTTGGCCATATTATCTAAAACATAAATTGCTCACAGTTAATTTATGCTTAACATGCTTAACCCAAAAGTTATCtaagaaataaacaaaacataaacataatttttataaacaaagcaaaagcacaattaacacaataaacaaagcaaaagcacaattaacacataaaacaaaacaaattctgCAACACAGGACCACACACTATCAGGGGGACCACAACCACAATGCTGCAACAGAAACAAAGCAAATGCCCACATAATGGGGGACACCatacaaaaatcaaaactaatGAGGGACCACGGCgaaaacaac contains these protein-coding regions:
- the LOC106763564 gene encoding uncharacterized protein LOC106763564, encoding MGYVNVKELWYSLGCGPVLEDCLEPLSDDKGACHVVNIAMLNGEAHLYAIHMVCEPEYVLELEAVGTVEPQGVVEVQTETANDGVEAHVQADVEGQVEVEGEVEGHEDAEEDGVVESDNTDDDRDGYGDFGVFSMPKSMEQYKWEVGTYFLEKKDFIEAIKTYGVENGRKLKVYKNDKRRVRVKCSGAKGKCPWNAYCAYKTVEKTWQLRKIVDKHTCSREFNIRLMTSKWLSGRLEKTIKENPNINLYNIHNKVSKKWNIGVSPSTTCRAKTIAIKQIEGDFKEQYKRVYDYANELLRSNPGSTVKVHVEPNEETRIFKRLYVCLKACKDNFVSCRPIIGLDGSFLKGKYGGELLTAVARDGNDQMCPLAYAVVEVENEDNWGWFLELLIDDLGGVELSSKITYVSDQQKGLLPALQELLPGVEQRFSVRHIYANLRKRFPGQILKRLLWKAATSTHPQAWEATMREIKDVNPDAFKYLVTIPPRFWSRSRFTGQAICDTLVNNMSEAFNSVILHARGKPIITMMEEIRLYLMKRWATNRQKITTSESSLCPKIKNRFEKELQLTKYWIPSWSGLRIFEVRHTSMISEKYVVDIDKFECSCRKWTLTGIPCCHALAAMTFLNINGQDHVPHWFTKSTYQETYTPIIYPVNDPEIWEITSHPDVLPPPKRNKVAVFSKSDLSAHIGVFYKIRKKNNGVLDFKGDSKGTDCRRGDSCC